A genomic window from Enoplosus armatus isolate fEnoArm2 chromosome 18, fEnoArm2.hap1, whole genome shotgun sequence includes:
- the pisd gene encoding phosphatidylserine decarboxylase proenzyme, mitochondrial, whose amino-acid sequence MAAALRRVCSGVTSRKTFSLSCSRQRSLNTGRGFLPRPRPLPLLLVTGGGYLGYQHYRRRGEQEDGALATPTQVTLYRSFPTRLLSRAWGRLNGVELPTWLRKPVYSLYIWTFGVNMQEAAVEDLHHYRNLGEFFRRRLKPAVRPLCASSCLISPADGKILHFGRVKNSEVEQVKGVTYSLESFLGPQKRRGNNTSSSFRDLLLSSPENDLFHVVVYLAPGDYHCFHSPTDWRVDLRRHFPGSLMSVNPGVARLVKELFCHNERVALSGQWQHGFFSLTAVGATNVGSIRIYFDQELQTNVPRYSKGSFHDRSYVAIGDQVLKGAGEGGVVSVDGGGVSLQKGVALGEFNLGSTIVLLFEAPKDFSFNLQPGQRIRVGEGLGSL is encoded by the exons atggcGGCGGCCTTGCGGAGGGTGTGTTCTGGAGTAACTTCGAG aaaaacattttctctgagctgcagccGACAGCGCAGCCTGAACACAG gtcGTGGCTTCCTGCCCCGCCCCCGGCCCCTTCCCCTCCTGTTAGTGACAGGTGGTGGTTACCTTGGTTACCAGCACTACAGAAGGAGGGGTGAGCAGGAGGATGGAGCTCTGGCCACTCCCACACAG GTGACGTTGTACCGCTCCTTCCCGACACGCCTCCTCTCTCGGGCCTGGGGTCGTCTGAACGGGGTGGAGCTCCCCACCTGGCTCCGAAAACCTGTCTACTCCCTCTACATCTGGACCTTTGGGGTCAACATGCAG GAGGCAGCGGTGGAGGATTTACATCACTATCGGAATCTGGGTGAATTTTTCCGTCGACGTCTCAAACCTGCAGTGCGACCGCTCTGCGCCTCCTCCTGTCTG ATCTCGCCGGCTGATGGGAAGATCCTCCACTTTGGTCGGGTAAAGAACTcggaggtggagcaggtgaagGGGGTCACTTACAGTCTGGAGAGCTTCCTGGGTCCACAGAAGAGGCGGGGCAACA aCACCTCGTCGTCGTTCAGGGACCTCCTCTTGTCGTCACCTGAAAACGACCTGTTCCACGTCGTGGTCTATCTGGCTCCAGGTGATTATCACTGTTTCCATTCGCCCACAGACTGGAGGGTGGATCTTCGACGTCACTTCCCAG GCTCGTTAATGTCTGTTAACCCAGGCGTGGCTCGTTTGGTCAAAGAGCTCTTCTGCCATAACGAGCGTGTGGCACTCAGCGGCCAATGGCAGCACGGCTTCTTCTCATTAACGGCGGTCGGAGCCACAAACGTCGGCTCTATCAGGATTTACTTTGACCAG GAGCTTCAGACCAACGTTCCTCGCTACAGTAAAGGTTCCTTCCACGACCGCAGCTATGTTGCCATAGGCGACCAGGTGTTGAAGGGGGCAGGTGAAGGGGGCGTGGTGTCTGTTGATGGAGGGGGCGTGTCCTTACAGAAGGGGGTGGCGCTGGGGGAGTTTAACCTCGGCTCCACCATCGTTCTGCTGTTCGAAGCTCCAAAAGACTTCAGCTTCAACCTTCAGCCAGGACAGCGAATCAGAGTGGGAGAGGGGCTCGGCAGCCTCTGA
- the LOC139301705 gene encoding uncharacterized protein, whose product MAVSFRGGAEEEAPLTLHNFNQRKLRRREGGGTSQSEKTFGVVRQNGCRAPLLLHSISSSSSQHALHVLQSVQSGRACSQSEALNISTGQWRFSDFTPPLSSNHSAVRLWLCSSSSFSPAPMLRLSAVAIETMSESVRGGACGSPLRTLKDWTAPPSLSSDHCYMRTPTSSPTFSVRRQQKQRANHSFRSLVLPRRRPLPLPPCSAIGLSAPLPAGQSAAGSEFLSTNGERGKRVSQIRIRRASPRETLLTPMGLPKVKRLKKKEFSLEEIYTNKNYKSPTTNRSLETIFEEPREKDGALLLIGQQRRRRLLLFPDFTQPRKRKRPQGTGLPVAAVPRKRAAARRHCHGNSTGDDDSDLDVMLVERLSALEDFLTRQGLDV is encoded by the exons ATGGCGGTCTCcttcagaggaggagcagaggaggaggcaccACTCACTCTGCACAATTTCAACCAGAGGAAActcagaagaagagaggggggaggaaccagccaatcagagaagaCCTTTGGTGTCGTCAGGCAGAATGGTTGCAGAGCGCCGCTGCTGCTACACAG catctccagctcctcttctcAGCATGCCTTGCACGTCCTGCAGTCAGTCCAGAGTGGTCGGGcttgcagccaatcagaagcacTCAACATCTCTACAGGCCAATGGCGTTTCTCTGACTttacccctcccctctcctccaatCACAGTGCTGTCCGCCTAtggctctgctcctcctcttcctttagCCCCGCCCCCATGCTGCGGCTATCAGCGGTTGCCATTGAAACGATGTCTGAGTCAGTTAGGGGTGGAGCTTGTGGAAGTCCCCTGCGGACCCTGAAGGACTGGACAGCCCCGCCCAGTCTGAGCAGCGACCACTG ttACATGCGAACGCCTACATCAAG cccaaCTTTTTCTGTCCGGCGACAGCAGAAGCAGCGGGCCAATCACAGCTTCCGGAGCCTTGTCCTACCTCGGCGTCGGCCCCTGCCCCTCCCCCCATGTTCAGCGATTGGACTGTCTGCTCCGCTCCCTGCCGGCCAATCAGCAGCGGGTTCGGAGTTTCTCAGCACAAATGGAGAG CGTGGTAAACGAGTCTCACAGATACGAATCCGCCGGGCGTCGCCGCGGGAAACCCTTCTCACACCGATGGGGCTGCcaaaggtcaaaag gttAAAGAAGAAAGAGTTCAGTCTGGAGGAGATTTACACCAACAAGAACTACAAATCCCCCACTACCAACAG GAGTCTGGAGACGATCTTTGAGGAGCCGAGGGAAAAGGACGGAGCATTGCTCCTCATTGGCCAGCAGAGGAGACGTaggctcctcctcttccctgaCTTCACTCAGcccaggaagaggaaaaggccGCAAG GGACAGGGCTTCCTGTTGCCGCGGTGCCCAGGAAACGGGCAGCGGCTCGGCGacattgccatggcaacagcactGGCGATGACGACTCAGACCTGGATGTGATGCTGGTGGAGCGACTGAGCGCGCTCGAAGACTTCCTGACACGGCAGGGCCTGGACGTGTGa
- the rnf224 gene encoding RING finger protein 224: MLDVRKKEAEEDVTCQPLPPPPSSVAVETMMSLRRQDLVCIVCFGSYDLASRLPRRLHCGHAFCQACLKRLDTVINEQVWIPCPQCRQNTPRPRGGAAGLDLDLASFLGVKAQQTCTSSCSLSISGRREGALAGGAAQDGKLWLGKEVTDDGWSHGGLAEPRFHRYGNCCPPPSYWLCCWFCCQGRG, translated from the exons ATGTTGGATGTCAGGAAAAAAGAAGCGGAAGAGGACGTGACCTGTcagcccctcccccctcccccctcctctgttgctgtgGAAACCATGATGTCACTGAGGAGGCAGGACCTGGTCTGTATCGTGTGCTTCGGCAGCTACGACCTGGCATCGCGTTTGCCACGGCGACTGCACTGTGGCCACGCCTTCTGCCAGGCATGTCTGAAGAGACTGGACACGGTCATCAACGAACAG GTGTGGATCCCTTGTCCTCAGTGTCGACAGAACACCCCTCGGcccagaggaggagcagcaggtcTGGACCTGGACTTGGCCTCCTTCCTCGGAGTGAAGGCCCAGCAgacctgcacctcctcctgctccctgtcCATCTCTGGCCGCAGGGAGGGGGCTCTGGCTGGAGGTGCGGCCCAGGACGGGAAGCTGTGGCTGGGGAAGGAGGTAACAGATGACGGCTGGTCACACGGAGGTCTGGCTGAACCACGCTTCCATCGCTACGGCAACTGTTGCCCACCGCCGTCCTATTGGTTGTGCTGCTGGTTCTGCTGCCAGGGGCGGGGCTAG